A section of the Capra hircus breed San Clemente chromosome 23, ASM170441v1, whole genome shotgun sequence genome encodes:
- the ABT1 gene encoding activator of basal transcription 1 has product MEVEGLEPGAAERGLLEGSEQKLEAEEEQEESEEAAGGSKKRVVPGIVYLGHIPPRFRPLHVRNLLSAYGEVGRVFFQAEDGFVRRKKKAAAASTAGGKKRSKYSKDYTEGWVEFRDKRVAKRVAASLHNTPMGSRRRSPFRYDLWNLKYLHRFTWSHLSEHLAFERQVRRQRLRAEVAQAKRETDFYLRSVERGQRFLAADGDSTRPNGSWAFAQRPTEQELRARKAARPGGRERARLANAQDQARSNRGLLAKIFGAPTPSESRGDSSPVRNS; this is encoded by the exons ATGGAGGTAGAGGGTTTGGAGCCGGGCGCCGCGGAGCGGGGGCTTCTGGAAGGGAGTGAGCAGAAactggaggcagaggaggaacAGGAGGAATCTGAAGAGGCGGCTGGTGGCAGCAAGAAACGGGTAGTGCCGGGCATTGTGTACCTGGGCCACATCCCGCCCCGCTTTAGGCCTTTACACGTACGGAACCTTCTCAGCGCCTACGGGGAGGTCGGGCGTGTTTTTTTCCAGGCTGAGG ACGGGTTCGTGAGGCGCAAGAAGAAGGCAGCAGCTGCCTCCACCGCCGGAGGGAAAAAGCGGTCCAAGTACAGCAAGGACTACACGGAAGGCTGGGTGGAGTTCCGGGACAAGCGAGTAGCCAAGCGTGTGGCGGCCAGTCTTCATAACACGCCCATGGGCTCTCGCAGGCGCAGCCCCTTCCGTTATGACCTGTGGAACCTCAAG TACCTGCACCGTTTTACCTGGTCCCACCTCAGCGAGCATCTTGCTTTTGAGCGCCAGGTGCGCAGGCAGCGTCTGAGGGCTGAGGTTGCCCAGGCCAAGCGTGAGACTGACTTCTATCTTCGAAGTGTGGAGCGCGGACAGCGTTTTCTTGCGGCTGATGGGGACTCTACCCGCCCGAATGGTTCCTGGGCCTTTGCCCAGCGTCCTACTGAGCAGGAGCTAAGGGCCCGGAAGGCAGCTCGGCCAGGGGGACGTGAACGAGCTCGCCTGGCTAACGCTCAGGACCAGGCCCGCTCCAACCGAGGGCTTCTTGCCAAGATCTTTGGAGCCCCTACACCCTCAGAGAGCAGGGGGGACTCCTCACCGGTCAGGAACTCTTGA